The Microcaecilia unicolor unplaced genomic scaffold, aMicUni1.1, whole genome shotgun sequence genome has a window encoding:
- the LOC115459636 gene encoding collagen alpha-1(II) chain-like yields the protein MGPAGPAGARGISGPQGPRGDKGEAGEAGERGQKGHRGFTGLQGLPGPPGSSGDQGATGPAGPAGPRGLPGPVGPSGKEGSNGHPGPIGPPGPRGRSGESGPSGPPGLPGPPGPPGPPGPGIDLSALLACLSLRKALILCVTCALTKPPAAFASMM from the exons ATGGGACCAGCAGGCCCTGCGGGGGCTCGAGGCATATCA GGTCCTCAAGGACCTCGTGGTGACAAGGGAGAGGCTGGTGAAGCTGGTGAGCGAGGTCAGAAGGGTCACAGAGGCTTCACTGGTCTCCAAGGTCTGCCTGGTCCTCCT GGCTCTTCTGGTGACCAAGGTGCAACTGGGCCTGCTGGACCTGCCGGTCCAAGA GGTCTCCCTGGTCCTGTCGGCCCTTCTGGTAAAGAAGGCTCTAATGGTCACCCTGGTCCTATTGGTCCTCCTGGTCCCCGTGGTCGTAGTGGTGAAAGTGGCCCCTCT ggTCCTCCTGGTCTGCCTGGTCCCCCTGGTCCACCTGGTCCTCCAGGCCCTGGCATTGACCTCTCTGCCTTGCTGGCATGTCTCAGCCTGAGAAAGGCCCTGATCCTCTGCGTTACATGCGCGCTGACcaagcctccagcagccttcgccAGCATGATGTAG